A stretch of DNA from Toxotes jaculatrix isolate fToxJac2 chromosome 15, fToxJac2.pri, whole genome shotgun sequence:
TATGATATATGAACTGCCCCATTCAGTGGTGTTAACAATCCTGCTTTGTCATGGATGGGAAAATATGTGAATATCTGGcaagtgtgtgtaaatgtgtgtgtgcacctctATCAGCAACTCCATGACCACGCAGCTGcagacaagaggaggagaggcagctcTTTCACAAGTCTGTGACATTCACAGTGACCCacctgtttgcctgtgtgtgtgtgttgagtgtggatgtgtgtctgtctctctgtgtgtttgtatgatcCCACCTgccccctctctcactctgctctcACTAGATTGTATTTTGTCTCCACCTGCCCGTGTCAGCCGTGCTAATCCCTCCCACTGGCTTTGACAGACGCGTCTACGATAAGACAAGACACCCGATCCCTTTACTGCCGTTTGATCTgcacaacacgcacacacacagaggaagagagagacaggtcccCCTCTGAATGCTTTCAATAGGCAGATCAAAACAGTGTTTAGATCATTTTTACTCATTATTTGTAACGTACAggcaataaaaatatttccattacTCTCTGAACCAAAGATGAATCACCACTGTCTTCTCTTTGTAAGCAGTGAAGTAGATATTCTTTATAatattatgtgtatgtgtgtatatatacaaacacaggGGATGCAGAGAATAACACTTTGACATAACTAAATAAGCACAGACTCGATAATCAGTACATTTAGTTTGACAATTTTTCCATATTTGTCAAAcctgtgtgttttatatgtatCTGTGCAAAACACTGAAGGCTAACATTAAAATACAAGCCAATTTTAAAGCATTGTAttatctttctcctctcagtGGTCTCAGCACTTTCCACCACCCTCTGCCTCCCTGCTCACCCCCTCTGTCCTGTTGGCAAAACCTCAGTTGGTTGATGGGAGAATTCTGTCACTAAAGCTAATATTAGTCAGAGGTCTCAGAAaccttcactcctcctctcttcagTTATCCTGCCTGATATGTCGTTCCACAGTTTCACTAAAACTAATTAAATGCTGGGACGAGCTGGCGAAGACGCCTGCTGACAGGAAATGTCACGAGAGAGCCCCTCATGacaaacatttccacacagtcTGGCCTGATTTGCAGTCGACTGGATGtgactgccctccagtggttgGTTGTTTGAAAAGACACCGCTCTGTTTCTAGGGCTGATTaatcacaaaagacaaaaacagattctGAAACAGTGTAATTCACAGGGTCACATTTGACTGCAGGTATTTTATGTgatcaaaatcatttttttcagtcaatCTTTCAAAAACCACCTTTGACAGTCTCTAGGCATTTTCCTATTTCTTCAGCTTTGTCAAAGACTTACACTGCATGGCTGCCGGTCAGAAACAAGTAGAAAGAGTACAAATATGATCCCCTTTGCAGATGTGACATTTGTtcttctgaaaataaaattaatagataaataaaaggGGATCTCAGTGTTACATCTTTTTCTAATTGCTTTGATCTGCTTTGGCAACCAAAATGGAAgctttaaaatattcataaaaatggtaaaaataaaataaaacctgtggAGTTTAATGGTGAAGGAATAACTTAAATAACTGTATCTAACAACACATCTTGAATACAAAGGTCTTTACAAAACTAGACAACAAGAGAGACTATCTGAATGTAAATAAGAAAAATTATTTCATTGTAAATCAAGAGTTAAAACATGCTTTATGATTTTATGCTGCAGCAGCTAGTTGATTTAGGGTTCTGAcagtgtgtttgagagaaagCGCGGTGATTTGAGAATGAATGTGTtgtggtctgattaggagaaaATACTATAAAATGCGTAATGCAGAGGACAATGTGAGTTGTTGCAGTTGCTATGATTGCACTAAATCACCACCAGGAGGCAAACTTTCCtcaggaaacagagagacagagacttgTGAGTGTCCCTGGTTGAAGAATCCTCTTGCACAATCTAGAATATGCAAACAGAGGCTGAATTTTTTGATGATGTTTTGCTGTTAtttctttcagctctgtcagtAGCTCATAAGCAAGGGAACATACTATATATCTGGCGTGTTGTGTTTGATATTTTGCTGTTATGTAACATGCATAGGTTAGACACATTACATATACATATAGCAGAATCATAATCTATACATATGGTGTAACATCCTGGGTTGATATGTGTATTGtgtattatttatgtttttattgaattttcTTTCTTACCTGATTCATGTGTTTCAAGGTTTATGTGACATGACTGCTACAACATCACAAATTCCTAAAATCAGTAGACTGATAACATAGGATATATCTCTATGTCTGTCTTCAATGCCACTCTTGCCTCCATCCTTATCTTTGTGTCCTCTGAGAATCTGCCCCTCATTTGCAGTCACACCCTTGTTACTGCTCTTGCTTAACAATAATGTTCCATGATACACAGCTGATTTTGTTGAAGTGTGCAATAGTTCCCCCAAGTCCCATAGTTTCTAGCACTTCCTTTTCAGTGAGGTGGTAGGAATTCAgactcataaacacacaataGTGAGCTGAAAGGATACTGTTGGGATTTAGGGATGCTATattggtaaaaagaaaaaaaaaaacattagcatcATAAGATCAGTAATGTTAATCCAAAAAATAAGCAGCACTTTCAGTAACACTGCATTTGATTCTGGTTATTTTGCCATATTAACATATTCCATTTTATATCTATACCAGGCAGAATGACTGACGTTCCCCACAATCACTGTATGTGAACGTTAACAGGTGGTCTTTAATTAGTTTTAGCAGCAAATTGCATGTCATGAACCTACTCTACactgtttttgcattttgtcGTACATGCTCAAATTACATGGCCACTTTTATAAAGATCTCATACAGTATTTTACTCATGGTGGGTTTTAATTTCAGTTAAGTATCACTTAAAGCTACACTAATCAATGTTTTATATAAACCACAAATCAAAcacctgtgtgtaatgtgaactGACAGATCCACAGAGAATATCACCCAACTCTGCTGTTCCCTTCAGCTAATTAGTCTAATTTGGatcattattttggttttcaggCCCACAAACTCTAATATCCTGCTCATTTCCAGCCACAGTAGGCAGCTGTTTTCCAGCTTAAAAGGTCTGGTATATCCACCATTCACTACCTGCCTTAACCGTACTGATGATAGAAAAGGTAAATGACTAGCTGCTGaaaagaggaggacagaaaactCGGGAATCTTAATCAGGAGTTtgtagagaccaaaacagagctaaaaggagctGAGATTCATCAGGAGAACAGAAAtgctccaaatgaatgctaatgttgctaatgactttttaaggtaACAACATGCCACTGTTACATTTGGctcaaaaaaaatcagttaacgCAACTTTGATTGTGCATTACATTTATTATTCCACATTGTGTTAACTCACTTTTTGACTACTGACATGCAACACATTTCATATTTAGAACATATAGTGTATCACCCAATCCTGtgatttttagatatttttttttctttggtatcAGACTAGTGATATATAATAGAGCCAGAAAAGCTTTATGCTTCATGTTTAATATATTGAGATTATTCCTGTGTCACATCCTGTtgcattttgtttgatttgtgatGAAAGAGTTTCTTTTGATCACCGTCTGATTTATGATGTGTTGGATCAAACATTGGCATGATCAAAGGAGTTTGTGTGAAATGGGGgtcattttacagttttgggACATTATTGTCTGAATTTTGTTTGGCCTGAATCACCTGCTTGCTTCAGTTTTTTATCTTGACACGTTTGTTTTGGTTGACAGTTTTAACAGGTGTATACAACATTTTACTGATGATTACTGATGTGCAAAACTGAGTTTGATCATTATTACAATGGAGctatgatggtggtgatgataaTTAGATTGTGCTGCTGGTGTCCGTTACAGTAACAGTGAGGATGCTGATTTTTGGAGAATTCAGTCAAATTCCACAAATACTCACGTGATtggaagaaatgtgaaaaaaaagaaaggttgtAAAAAGTTACTGGACATCTCTCTTATTTTTATCTGTATGTACTTCAGTCACCTCACAAATAACCCTCAGAGTGAAATATCTTACTTATGAGTCTATCGACTATTATAAGCAAGGAATATGCACATTCTGTACAGTTCAGTGGAGTGGCAAAGCTCATTCTGAAGGCTCCATGGCCTTAGATTTTCACTGCTATTTGTATCTGTTTCCACTTCAGACTGTATCAGGAGATCAGACAGTAGTCCTGTAATGTAGTGGAGGGTTGCCAGTTCTTCTTTGGGTAATTGGATCACCCATGGAGTCTCCTAAGGATGTGCTATGCACTCCTTCAATAAGTGGGTGTGGAATTAAAACATGTCCTACTACACTGAATCCCTCATGCAGGAAGGTTTATCAAAACACTTTGTTATGGCTTCAGTAACAATACTAGTAAAGGTTCTGCTGGCAAAGTCCTGGCCAAAAGATATATTTAAGTGTGCAAGCATGAAATAACTTAACAGAGCTGACCTGAAAAGTCATTGTCTTTCTTTAATGTGAAGTTTTTTGATCAGAGGGCAGATTAAAGACCAAGAGGAGTCAATGATTCAACATAAGGAATGGACAACTAGTCAGTGTATTTCATGTAAAACAAGTTCAggtgatgttttgtcttttgaacATCACTGAAACTCCCTGGCATCAAGCATACTATGCATAACTCAAATTCTAGAAAACATTTTGGGTTTAGTTTGCCCAGAGTTGGAACAAATACTTTGTACAGATTTCTTTCCAATAGCTCTTCAGGGAATCTTGTGTATGAGCTATTGGGAGAAGAATGAAGTGTCCATGTggtttcaaatgttttgaaatcagATTTGAAAAGCCGATCAGTAACCCTTGCTTGACTGCATTTCTAGAAATGCTTATTTTGGATGAGGTTGAggatctttttttctctctgtttgtgtttttgagctTTTTGGATACGTGTAATATGTGACAACCATATTTCCAGTCCACCAAATCACTATGTAAACAAAAGCAGTGATGGGGCACTTGAGTTTGAGGGTATCTCTTACAAACCCATAGCAGAATGCGGAGAAATCACATTTTAAGTAAAGTTGATGTCTGGGCCGAATAACATAATTCTAGACAGATCTAAAGAACAAAGGCTTGGCATTTATCAGTTTATAATCCTTATGCTTGATTTTGATGTGTGAAGCAAGATGACTGTTTTGGATTGACTTAACTGTACATGGTTAACATTTTTCCACAGAGAGCAAACTGGCAAATGTAGGTTCTCCAGTAGAAAGAAGGATATTGTAATCATTCATTAATTAACAAAGCAGAATTAAGGGATGATAAGGTGAAATACAGGCCAGCGAAGAGGCCCTGTTTATCTCCTCATTTATAAATGTCGGTCAGTGTATGAACCTGTTTTTCTGGCCAGCTCAGAGGGAAATGGTCTGACTTAAAGATTTTCCTAAGTAACGAGACTAATGGGGAAGAATAGCACATGAACTTCTCTAATGCTTGTTACCTGTATGTAGGCTATTAATGGCAACTTGGACCTAAAAACAACACCCCTAGTGATTGGATCACGCCTCGGCTTATTTCACTGGCTGGCTCGGCTGTCAATCAGGAGCTGCACTTGGTGGTTCGTTTAAACCCATGAATTACGCAGGGCAACTAATCTTCGTTTAGTCACAGCCTCAGAATTGTGTCGCAGCGTCCCCCGAGGCGCTGACAGAGCATCTGTTGGAATACAACTTGACTCTGAAAAGCAGCTCCAACCTCCTTCACCACCAGCCAAGGAGCCATCGCACGGAGTAAATAAACGCGTAAATGGAGTTTCAATCGTCGTCGTGACTCTTCTTCACCGCCTCTCACCCTGCAGAAGAATCTGCGTTGAAGTTGCAGCAGCATCCACACCACCGCGGCTCTCTCCTTTGCAGACATGGGGACCGTTCTCTCTATATCTCCCGCGACAAAGAAGGCATCTATTATCGACGCCGAAGTCACAGGAGATGGACTCAAAAACGACAAGAGCCTTAAGCGGCACTCGATGTTCGTCTCCCTCTCCTGGAAGAAGCTGGTGGCCAATTCGGCCAAGAAGAGTGCCAAGAAAGTGACCCCGAATCCGCTGCCCACCCGTGAACTCCCGCCCAGCCAGGTGGCTCAGCTCAACAACGAAAACATAAGGAAAACGCACCAAACCGAGGAGAAGAAACCCAAAGCGCCCATCCCAGTCCCGGTGCCAACGGTACCCACGCAAAACAACGAGGTTGTCGCCCAAAACGGGAGGCTCTCCTCGGTCCAGAAGCAGCCCAGCAGCCTGTCTCTGGTGTCACCGAGGCGGATAGTCATCCAGGCTTCCACGGGAGAGCTGCTGCGCTGTTTGGGGGACTTCATGTGCCGCAGGTGTTACAAACTGAAAGAGTTAAACAGCGGAGAGGTCATCCTCTGGTTCCGAAACATCGACCGGACTCTTTTGCTGCAGGGCTGGCAGGACCAAGGCTTCATCACGCCGGCTAACGTGGTGTTCGTGTACCTGTTGTGCGAAGACACGATAGCGGACAGCATCGACAGCCCGGCCGAGCTGCAGGGCACCTTTCAGACTTGCCTCTACCTCGCCTACTCCTACATGGGCAACGAGATCTCCTACCCGCTCAAGCCGTTCATGAACGAGTCGAACAAGGACGTTTTCTGGGAGAAGTCGCTCCGGATCATCGACAGGATGAGTgccaaaatgctgcagctgaaCGCAGACCCGCACTTTTTCACCGAGATCTTCCAGGACCTCAAAAATCAACGAGACACCTGCGAGTCAAACCTGGATCGCTGACATGGACACGAACAAGACACTGGTGTTTGTTTCGATGaagatgaatgtgttttttttttccaaaaatcaCACAACGGTGGTTTTTGCGGGGGAAGGGCCAACGCTCTCACCTGTGGGCTGAATATCTCTCTCATGATCAACAACTTCAGTATGGTGTTTAGACTACTGTGTAGGAGATTTCACAAATGCATGCCAATGGTTTATTGTCCTCTTTCGTCTTGTCCCTTGAGTGACGCAGGGTTTTGACTTCGTGGTACAAATCGCATAACAAGTGACACTCAAATCCCCGTTCCATTCATGATTAGCCTAGTTTTCTGGGTAAGTGAGTGAATGTCGCAGTGAGGTGAGGTTCCAGGCAGGACCAGAATAGATCTCTGTGTTTGAGAGGAGTCGAGAGGCGGAGCTGTCCGAGGTGCTGACCTGTGCAGCCATTCCCatccctcccccacccccccgctaCTTAAGTCACTTTTCCACAACAGAGCCAAGCGTGGCGTAAGAGGACCAGAGTCAGCCCAGTGCACTTTCAGCACATAAGCCTAAGTCTTGTAAGGAGAGGTGTATAGTATATTGTGCTTTTTTACAGCCTCAGCCAGCTGATAGATAAGTTGTTAAACATGCAACAGAAGCATGTCTCTAGATATTTCTCTATGGGTAACGTAGTTTAAAACCTCGTTTCCATCCGCAAACCTTGACTAGATGTTAGAACGTCCCTCTCCTGCAGAAAAGCACCATGCTATACTGTATGTATAGATTTTAATACTTGGTTggactgtaaatgttttcatctcCTATTGcgtgatagaaaaaaaaacaccaaatctGTCATAACAACAACctcatttgaatttaaatgacttgtttttgCCTACAAATGTCATACTGTAGTAATGTACCTGCAAGTGGGCCATTGGTTCAAGCTGAGCATGAAGAAAAGGGGCAGAAATGTAAAATTAGTGAATGTGATAAACCTCACTAAATGGGCCCATAGATGGCCATAGATGGCCATACAGCAACATTATCAACCCGAggcctctgtttctgtgttgcttTTCAATACATGTTGGCCACTGTGATGTATTGCTTTGCGACATATTGCAGAGGTCAGCTGGAGACTGAATGAAATGTATAGTttttaagagattttttttttttaaatctcacatGTGCCAACTATAAAATTCTCTTGGCCTGAAACTACATGGTTTACATGTACATATCCCACTTGTTAAAtttgctctttattttattttgctctgcCTATTTCAAAGGTAGCTGCATATGACGTAGTTCAAGCgttacaaaaacaaatagaGCTTAATGGTCAAATGGCATTTTTGCCCTGTTCTTTAAATGTGCTGTGAGCCTCAGTTTACTGGATTCAactcattttcagttcagtcaaTTCAGGAAGGGTGTTTCCTCATAATGTAAATATTGAGTGCAAACATCTCTAGTGGCAGAAGACTTCATCATTTGTCATTGCAGTTTCTATAAGCTTGAAGTGATTTGATTCCAACTCTGAAACCAAACCCAAACGTAACAGTTAGCATTCAGTATTACGGTCATTCTAAGTGATCATTGTGATGTTGTGTTGTGAATCCATTGTTTGGAAAAGTGGAATATAATGCTGCTATTTTGCACAGCTCTGAACAAACCTTCGATGTTTTGCACAGTGGTCTAGCATAATGGTCGTGTACCAGCGTTTCTTTTCAGGAGCTGGAGTGTTTGCCATTAAGTTTGCCGTCGCTGTCACCAAGTCTCGCTCTAGGATGAACATCTGTGAATTAGATCTTTTGTACAGTTCAGTTTTTCCTATATGTCAGCTGTGGAAAATAATatttagatgtgtgtgttgtctgtggtgTTGCGCCACAGTGGCATTCACTCTCTTTACGTGTTAATAAAAGGTCAA
This window harbors:
- the cdk5r2b gene encoding cyclin-dependent kinase 5 activator 2b, giving the protein MGTVLSISPATKKASIIDAEVTGDGLKNDKSLKRHSMFVSLSWKKLVANSAKKSAKKVTPNPLPTRELPPSQVAQLNNENIRKTHQTEEKKPKAPIPVPVPTVPTQNNEVVAQNGRLSSVQKQPSSLSLVSPRRIVIQASTGELLRCLGDFMCRRCYKLKELNSGEVILWFRNIDRTLLLQGWQDQGFITPANVVFVYLLCEDTIADSIDSPAELQGTFQTCLYLAYSYMGNEISYPLKPFMNESNKDVFWEKSLRIIDRMSAKMLQLNADPHFFTEIFQDLKNQRDTCESNLDR